From a region of the Ovis aries strain OAR_USU_Benz2616 breed Rambouillet chromosome 10, ARS-UI_Ramb_v3.0, whole genome shotgun sequence genome:
- the GJB6 gene encoding gap junction beta-6 protein — protein MDWGTLHTFVGGVNKHSTSIGKVWVTVLFVFRVMILVVAAQEVWGDEQEDFVCNTLQPGCRNVCYDHFFPVSHIRLWALQLIFVSTPALLVAMHVAYYRHEAARRFRRGETRSEFKDLEDIKRQKVRIEGSLWWTYTSSIFFRIVFEAAFMYVFYFLYNGYHLPWVLKCGIQPCPNLVDCFISRPTEKTVFTIFMISASVICMLLNVAELCYLLLKVCFRRSKRAQTQKAPANHALKESKQNEMNELISEGGQNAITGFPS, from the coding sequence ATGGACTGGGGCACTCTGCACACGTTCGTCGGGGGCGTGAACAAGCACTCCACCAGCATCGGGAAAGTGTGGGTCACCGTCCTCTTTGTCTTCCGCGTCATGATTCTGGTGGTGGCCGCCCAGGAGGTCTGGGGAGACGAGCAGGAGGACTTCGTGTGCAACACCCTGCAGCCCGGGTGCAGGAACGTGTGCTACGACCACTTTTTCCCGGTCTCGCACATCCGGCTCTGGGCGCTGCAGCTCATCTTCGTGTCCACGCCCGCCCTGCTGGTGGCAATGCACGTGGCCTACTACAGGCACGAGGCTGCCCGGCGGTTCAGGCGGGGTGAGACGAGGAGTGAGTTCAAGGACCTGGAGGACATCAAGCGGCAGAAGGTCCGGATCGAGGGTTCGCTGTGGTGGACCTACACCAGCAGCATCTTCTTCCGCATCGTCTTCGAGGCTGCCTTCATGTATGTCTTCTACTTCCTGTACAATGGGTACCACCTGCCCTGGGTGCTGAAGTGCGGCATCCAGCCCTGCCCCAATCTGGTGGACTGCTTCATCTCCCGGCCCACCGAGAAGACGGTCTTCACTATCTTCATGATCTCCGCGTCTGTCATCTGCATGCTGCTCAACGTGGCCGAGCTGTGCTACCTGCTGCTCAAGGTGTGTTTCAGGAGGTCCAAGCGAGCGCAGACGCAGAAAGCACCCGCCAACCACGCCCTCAAGGAGAGTAAACAGAACGAGATGAATGAGCTGATTTCCGAGGGCGGGCAGAACGCCATCACCGGGTTTCCCAGTTAA